In Candidatus Methylomirabilota bacterium, the genomic window AAGATGGCCGTCTCGGGACCGACCTCCACCTCCTCGTCGCCGATACGGGCCCGCGCCGAGCCGGCATAGATGAAGAGGATCTCCTCGGCGTGGTCGTGGACGTGGACGGGGATCTGGCTGCCCGGGTGGACGTCCTCGGTGCCCATCGCCAGGTGCTCGGCACCGGCGGTGGCGGGCTCCACCATCAGATGGACCCGGCGAGGAAAGCCGTCATCCGCGTCGCGCGTCTCGCTGTCGCCCTTACCGAAGATGCGTCGCATGCGGCCCCCCTTTTAGAAGAGCGCGATGGGGTTGACCGGGGACCCGGTGCCCCCGACGACCCTGAGCGGCGCGATGACCAGCATGAACTCGGAGCGCCCTTCCTCGGCGCACGCCTTCGCCAGGGGCTCCAGCAGCGCGTTGTCGAGCAGGGCGACTCCGTAGGCGAAGATTGCCCCGTGGACCGCCCAGGGAATGTCATAGCCGTTGGGGACGAGGTCCATCATGTCCCACACGAGCACCGCCACGTCGTGGTCGCGCAGGAAGGGCAGACACGAGGCGTGGAGCCCCGGCCGGCTGTCCGGCCCATAGGCCCGATCCGGATGCGCCGCCTGCCAGGCCTCTCGGCCGCTGTACACGGCCACCGCGTCCCCGGGTTCGAGTGTGACACCCTGGGCCTTGGCGATCTCCGCGAGCTCCCAGCCGTGGACCGGTCGCTCCTGGGTCACGCAGGGCTCGCCCCGGTACCGGGGAACGTCGAGGCAGACCCCGCGGGTGACGATGCCGTCGCTCCACGCTTCCACCCCGCCGAAGGCGGCCCCCTCGAACGTGAGCTCCCGGCGCGGATCGCGCCCGTTCCACATCCCACCCTCGTCCCAGGTGTGGCAGAGCGCGTCCAGGTGGGTGGAGGCCCACCCGTGATAGAAGATTCCGTAGAAGTCGGCGGCGAACCCCCCGGTGCCGCGTGGCACCGTCCGCATCCAGTGCTGGGCCGGCTGCGGGTTCCCGGGCCCCGGGCTCTTCGGAAACTCCCGGCTCAGCGAGACGCTCCGGCCGCTCCGCACCAGGGCGGCCGCCGCCACGCGCTTGCGGGCCGTGATCAGGTTGACCGCGCCGACCTGGTCGTCAGAGCCCCAGCGCCCCCAGTTCCGGCGCTCCCGCAGGTACGACAGCACTTCCTGGCGTTCCGGCAGCCGCTGGGCCACGATTCGCTCTCCTCTACGGCTCGACCCGGGATCGGATCGCGATGATCAGCACCCCCGACCCGTGGGGAGGACCCCCGATCAGCGCCGGGCGCCGCGGCGGCACGTCCATGATCGTGGCGATCTCCGTCACCGGCCCCCGTTGGATCTTCACGGCCACCCGGACGACCGGCGGACGGATGGCCAGCGGCTGGATCTGGAGCTCACGTCCCCCGGGCAGCGCAAACCGCTGTAGCATGCCGACCGGCATCGTGGTCTCGAAGGCGCTCATCGGCTCGTAGGTGCTGAAGCCGAAGACCTCCCGGAGCCGAGGCACCCAGGGCTGGAGCCGCACCTCTCGCCCGCAGCCGCCGCGGAGCGCGGGACGTTCCTCCCAGTCGTTGGGCGGCGG contains:
- a CDS encoding cupin domain-containing protein codes for the protein MRRIFGKGDSETRDADDGFPRRVHLMVEPATAGAEHLAMGTEDVHPGSQIPVHVHDHAEEILFIYAGSARARIGDEEVEVGPETAIFVPKGMPHGVVNTSDEDVRLTWTFAPPGEQAKFRDDAIWKHSRRV
- a CDS encoding cyclase family protein; this translates as MAQRLPERQEVLSYLRERRNWGRWGSDDQVGAVNLITARKRVAAAALVRSGRSVSLSREFPKSPGPGNPQPAQHWMRTVPRGTGGFAADFYGIFYHGWASTHLDALCHTWDEGGMWNGRDPRRELTFEGAAFGGVEAWSDGIVTRGVCLDVPRYRGEPCVTQERPVHGWELAEIAKAQGVTLEPGDAVAVYSGREAWQAAHPDRAYGPDSRPGLHASCLPFLRDHDVAVLVWDMMDLVPNGYDIPWAVHGAIFAYGVALLDNALLEPLAKACAEEGRSEFMLVIAPLRVVGGTGSPVNPIALF